The following proteins are encoded in a genomic region of Enterocloster clostridioformis:
- a CDS encoding N-acetylmuramoyl-L-alanine amidase, with protein sequence MKHSAWQTVMGILLLCIVALISWQAGTLVAVHNQAAEADKARPVVVIDAGHGGSDPGKVGINGQLEKDINLKISEQLKAYLEASDVEVILTRDSDQGLYSSGDSHKKMADMRKRCEIINEAAPDLVVSIHQNSYHEEYVSGGQVFYYKTSEKGKFLAEILQKRFDYVLGEANKRMAKANDNYYLLLHVKEPIVIVECGFLSNGKEAKRLEDEEYQDRMAWTIHMGIMEYLNTVKQKH encoded by the coding sequence ATGAAGCATTCAGCATGGCAGACAGTGATGGGGATTCTGCTGCTTTGTATCGTGGCACTGATATCATGGCAGGCAGGAACACTGGTGGCTGTCCATAATCAGGCAGCGGAGGCAGACAAGGCAAGGCCGGTGGTGGTCATAGACGCCGGACACGGAGGCAGCGATCCGGGTAAGGTAGGGATAAATGGTCAGCTGGAAAAGGATATTAACCTGAAGATATCAGAGCAGCTGAAAGCATATCTTGAGGCCTCCGACGTAGAGGTGATCCTTACCAGGGACTCGGACCAGGGACTTTACAGCTCTGGGGACAGTCATAAAAAGATGGCGGACATGAGAAAACGGTGCGAAATCATAAATGAGGCGGCACCTGATTTGGTGGTCAGCATTCACCAGAACAGTTACCATGAGGAATATGTATCCGGAGGCCAGGTCTTTTACTATAAGACATCGGAGAAGGGAAAGTTTCTGGCGGAAATTTTGCAGAAGCGCTTTGACTATGTGCTGGGCGAGGCCAACAAGAGGATGGCCAAGGCCAATGACAACTATTATCTCCTGCTTCATGTGAAGGAGCCTATTGTCATAGTGGAATGCGGATTCCTGAGTAATGGAAAGGAAGCCAAGCGCCTGGAGGATGAGGAATATCAGGACAGGATGGCCTGGACCATACATATGGGAATCATGGAGTACCTTAATACGGTAAAACAGAAACATTAA
- a CDS encoding metallophosphoesterase, with product MTGRTRITGIMTAVFMAGVMAGCSVQTGNQAAPTAEKQQTKETVQETELQKPTHPEPSQIQPFPDVEKETKAEPLIGGKRIILMTDIHYLAESLTDQGDMFQAMVEHGDGKLTNYVWEITDAALEEIKLLSPDVLIISGDLSLQGEKKSHEELAKKLDEVEKAGITVLVIPGNHDINNPSASVYSGGDRYPAEPTTPEDFERIYKEFGYSEASSRDANSLSYTYDLGPSMRLLMLDTCQYEPRNKVGGMIKTETYEWIREQLEQAARDSVILLPVAHHNLLEESKVYADDCTIEHSEELIQMLEGENIPLFLSGHLHVQHFMRNNDIGIYEVVTSSLSTPPCQYGVLDYMEDETFYYYTRKVNMEKWARKNKSTDENLLNFDTYSPPVLKQIFYNQAYDAMKNSAEEETGSIFVKLTESEKQQMAKVYGDINAACYGGRAYEVVKEAVKQPGYSMWKEYCYPSILYEYLEYIIEDAVQDYNVLSIE from the coding sequence ATGACAGGAAGAACAAGGATAACGGGAATTATGACAGCTGTCTTCATGGCTGGAGTCATGGCAGGGTGCAGCGTACAGACTGGAAACCAGGCGGCACCCACCGCCGAAAAACAGCAGACAAAGGAAACGGTTCAGGAAACAGAGCTGCAAAAGCCCACACACCCTGAGCCTTCGCAGATACAGCCTTTTCCCGATGTTGAAAAGGAGACAAAGGCAGAGCCGCTGATTGGAGGAAAACGCATTATCCTTATGACAGATATACATTATCTGGCAGAATCCCTGACAGACCAGGGGGATATGTTTCAGGCCATGGTAGAGCACGGCGACGGAAAACTGACCAATTACGTATGGGAGATAACGGATGCCGCACTGGAGGAAATTAAACTTCTGAGCCCGGATGTCCTGATTATCAGCGGAGATTTAAGTCTTCAGGGAGAAAAGAAGAGCCATGAAGAACTGGCGAAAAAGCTGGACGAGGTGGAGAAAGCCGGTATCACGGTTTTGGTCATACCGGGCAACCATGACATTAACAATCCAAGCGCCTCCGTGTATTCCGGGGGAGACCGGTACCCGGCAGAACCTACCACTCCGGAGGATTTTGAGCGTATTTATAAGGAATTCGGATACTCAGAGGCCAGCAGCAGGGATGCCAATTCCCTCAGCTACACCTATGACCTGGGACCGTCCATGCGGCTGCTCATGCTGGATACCTGCCAGTATGAACCCCGCAATAAGGTTGGGGGGATGATAAAGACAGAAACCTATGAGTGGATAAGGGAGCAGCTTGAGCAGGCTGCCCGGGACAGCGTGATTCTTCTACCGGTGGCCCATCACAACCTGCTGGAGGAGAGCAAGGTATATGCGGATGACTGTACCATCGAGCACAGTGAGGAGCTTATACAGATGCTGGAAGGGGAGAATATCCCGCTGTTCCTCAGCGGGCACCTGCATGTGCAGCACTTTATGAGGAATAACGATATCGGTATCTATGAGGTGGTCACCAGCTCCCTGTCCACGCCTCCCTGTCAGTACGGTGTGCTGGATTACATGGAGGATGAGACATTTTATTACTATACACGCAAGGTAAATATGGAGAAATGGGCCAGGAAAAACAAGAGCACGGATGAGAACCTGCTGAACTTCGACACATACAGTCCGCCTGTTTTAAAACAGATATTCTATAATCAGGCATATGATGCCATGAAGAATTCTGCGGAGGAGGAGACGGGCAGCATATTTGTGAAGCTGACAGAATCGGAGAAGCAGCAGATGGCAAAGGTGTATGGGGATATCAATGCCGCGTGCTATGGCGGCAGGGCGTATGAGGTGGTGAAGGAGGCTGTGAAGCAGCCCGGATACTCCATGTGGAAGGAGTACTGCTATCCCAGCATTCTGTATGAATACCTGGAATATATCATAGAAGACGCGGTACAGGATTATAACGTTCTGAGTATAGAGTAA